Within the Hevea brasiliensis isolate MT/VB/25A 57/8 chromosome 2, ASM3005281v1, whole genome shotgun sequence genome, the region CTCGGAATGAaagcgaggtccaaaaattcgaaaaattccgtaaaactcagaaaaatacgtagactccaaatatatttttagttttgccacgtggtctttaaattaatttttaaaaatcatcaaagtttatattttcggaaaatcgaacccgatttttttaaaatccgaaaaatctcaaaaaaatttctaaaattcaaataaaattaaaataccaaaaatactcataaataataaaattttggggtgttacatttataaatattcctttcctctctttccattttttttaaatgtaaaaaaaaaatatatatatatatatatatatatatatatatttatgcacTGAGTAAATTGATAATTAAATGATTACCATaagaattttattaataattcgaTGGAATTAATTTGGATTGATTGGATTTTATGGGAGATTATTGGTTTACTGTGGTAATTAAGCAGGATGTGGATGTATGGCAATGGCATGATACAAAATGATTGACTTACTGGAAAGAGTACAATAACTATTTCAGTTTCTCTTACAAAAGGCCATGGAGCAGTCCACTATTAtgtaaaagttttaaaatttatgctatatttattttatagaaaatatttttttaaaaaatattttttatattttttgatatttgaaatatttaaaaaattaattaacaaaatatatattactgattaaaaaaaaattaaattatttttaaagaaaatgactttcattctttaaaataataagttattttttattttttaaattttaataattttattaaaataaaaatatatttatacatataaaaaataaatatatattattattttaatattataaataaataataaaaaattattcataaaagatatttttcataaaaaatatttttaatgtaaAACCCTAAAAAAAGTTTTGAGTTCAATatgtaatatatataaatttcaaaGTAAATATTTCAgtaactattaattaatttaaaataaaaatatttaataaaattaattattaaattaataattaaatataaaaataataatattattttttattttaattaaagtattaaatattatcataaaaataattgCGAATAAGGTCAAGaggatttaaaattttttaatatattttactcGAGATAAGTGCATGTACATGaaaaatgattgaaaatgtaaATTGAATGGTAATGAGAGACCGAGAAATGGACCATGCACAGGGCAAGTAGACAAGTAACAATACAATTCTTAAATAGGAAACAGGCATCAAGGAAAAAGACAAAACGAATCTAATGGCCATAATTTAAGTTAAAAATGTTACCTTACAAAACTTAGCAAAGTGTTTTTGtctatttcatatatatatatatatatatatctctgcCTCGACAAGAGTTGATGATAACGATGACGATGGATTAACAGAGAAGAGGACCCGATTACTCAAAACGAGTAGTTCAGATGTTGCTATCTATAAAAACAAATCAATTAATGGCTATAGAGCTTTAGGCTATGCTTGATCATCAAGGAGAAAAATAAGAGGAAAAGAAAaattatgaaagaaaataaaaatatattttatttaaaaataaaaaaaaaataaaaagagtaaaaaaaataaatattattatttattttttcttaattctaGAAATAAAGTgcatagaaaataaataaattatttttatttatataattatttattttaattttaaataaaaaaataaaataaatattttattatttaaaattttattttttcaccacatttttttcttaatatctaaataaaaaataataatttatacattattattatttttatttttatttccttttttcccTAACAAAGTTTCCGACTCACTTTTTCATCAACATCAACTGGCCTTCAATATTCTACTGCCACGCGTTGGACCACAAAAATTTACAAAACTCGgttgaaatttgaagaaataggACAAATTAAAGATTTTACTTTCatacaagaaaagaaattaattacaGACAGCTTCTGTTGGTGCAATTTCCCAGATACTGTGTGGATCCTCCAGGCACAGAAACGACAATTTTGAAGCATTTTCGCAGTAAGTATTGCAAAAGCCGAGTCTGCCCCAGTGGTTAGGGATAAGAAAAATTCACCCATCAACGCATCTGATCTATTTTTCGGCCCTTGTATCTATTTAACGCTCTAGCTTAAAAAGCGCTAAGAGTACAGAGATTCGAGTTTGTgtgatattattatttaaattactattaaaaaaatatatataaaaacttccaaaattttaatttggaaGAGGGTGAAAGCGGTGGAGAttgatatgagaaaattatgcagTGTGTGAAAATGAAAGCTTCCCGCAACAAATGCAATTGAAGTTGATTTACTTGCAAGGCGGGCAGCAGCGGCTGGTTGGAAAAGAAATGCAGCGATCCGAAGCGTGTTGATTAATTTCAAGCGACAAAAATTATCTTTGAATATTTGTggttttattttatgaaaataatagGAACAAGTGTGCATACCTATGATGGAGATCGGTGATCCAAAGTCCTAATACGCGTCTGGAATCTGTATAATCGTAATAGGGACATCAAACATTATAATAATAAATCCATGAAAATATTAAGCTTGTGTTAACCgaaacaaaaatttttaaaacgATTCTTTGGCATCATCTATAACATGAACATTCATAGCACTGAGAGCAGAAGAGGGTGTTCATTGGCAAATCCCCAGGCCCCAACAGAATCTAGATGATGAACCAAATAACCAAATTCTAATTCATATCAAAAAATGGCTGTCATCATCGCCAAGGTGACTCAAAGCCCAGATCTTGTCATTGATTACGAGGGTCCCCAAAACAATTGCAAGTAAATAAGATCCATTAGAGACCATTAGAAGAGCAACAAAGAATTCGTTGACATTATTATCAACCTAAGGGGGATCAGAGAAAATAAGGACGTGTATAGAGGAGTCATAGCCTATAACCGAAAATCATTTTATCCCCGAGTTTCAGACCTCACCTCACGAAGCTCGGGACTGCACGAGTAAATCTGTCCTCTCTTCATCATCAAATTCCGTTCTTCTCCAACCTGAGAAAGGTTAGAAAATCACCAAACGGATATGAAATACGACCAGGATTCAATAAAAAAGAGAATGAAAAAAATTAAGTCCTACAAAACGAATTACCATTTCCACGTTTACTTTCTTCATTCCCCGACCCTAGATCCTCCTCTGTAACCAGACGGTAAtacttgatttttcttttctctctttttagTTTGGTGGTGGGGTTGTGGAtatagaagaaaaaggaaaaacagGGATGGACTAGAACAAAATACAGAATCAATTGAGCTCATCGATTCAAAAGCTGTTCTTCGATCCATAAAATGTAAACGGTGACAGAgagttaaaaatataataaaaaaaagaacaaaTTACGTTATCTGTATACTATTGTTACAGCAAGAGTTTTATTGATATTAGTAAATCAGACCCTTACACAAAAAGCAGAAGGGGATTTTGATTGGTTTATATCACATATGATATCCGATCTCCAAAATTTAGAagaggaggagaagaagaagaagaagaagaagaagaagaagaagaagagaagatgtAAAGAAGAAAAGCAAAAGACCAAAATTTCATGGCTCGTCTTCAATAACAGAAGCCAAACCGGTCACGATCTTGACCCCCTTCTGAAAACTCTTGGGCTTAATCTCAGGTGGTTTCCATTCTCTCACAACCgtctccttcttttcttccaCGGAACTTTCAGATGACAAGGAAAAGACAGGCTCGCCCAACTCAGTATCCTCCACGGAGTCCTTCTCTTCGCCGCTCCCCGGTGAAAAATTGTTCATCCCTTTTGGAACCAAAGTTTGCTCCTTTTGAGGCCTGGGTTCAGGTTGGTGTGAGGAAACAGTCGGTATGGCTCGCGTATAAGGAGAAAGCCACTTAGCTTTGACATACTCGGCTTTTCTCCACGGTGGAATATGCAtgcccttcttcttgaggctCTGCCTCGCTGCATTTGATACGACAGATACGATCTTCTGGAGGCGATCGGCTTTGCCCACAAAGATGTGgggtagagattggaggagagattTGTAGGCCTTGGTTGATCGAGCAATTTCAAATTCTGATCTGAAATCAATGTCAATTAGCAGTCTCTCGCCTGAGACGATCACGTCTATGTATTCATATTCACCTGCATTCGCAACAAAATCTACCAATTCTCAGGATTTGTTAATGTATAGTTTGTGTTAGGCTACAGATTGATATGCAATTCCCTCAAATTCTCAAAGGAAACAAACAAGGGAAAATTATATTTGTCAAAATTATAACTACTATAAAGTAATTATCCAAGGGAAGGTTTCCAAAGAGTTCTCTCTTATTGCCATGTTATCcaggataaataaataaataaataaaaattattcctACACTGAATAGACAGTTGCCACTTGAATAAGAGGGAGGTGGCTTTTTTTCCCCCAATTCCTATGttcaaaatttcttttttggGTCTTTGATTGAATTCATAGTTCTTGCTTACTTCCGGCGACCAAACAGAACAGATATTTTTGtaatttgagagagagagagatagacgaGGCTTAAGTGAGTGAGAGAAAGTACCGGCGGGATGGGTAGGGGATTTTTCCCAACGAGATTTGCAGATTGAAGCGTCGTATCCAATAGCCAACAATCCATCAGTAACGATCCTCCTGCAAAAATCGTCTTTGCGCTTGCAGATCTTGTTCTTGTCAACGATCCTCGCAGTGTCTGCTAGCAAATTTCTCTCAGTAACACTTGCACAGGGGACCAAACTCTGTCCATCAACAGAAAAATATTACCAAAAACGCCCCATCGAaaagggaaaaaagaaaaaaagaagaaacaataacaaGTTAACAATACTTTCTGACGACACAAAATTTATCTACCTTTAGAATTTCAATTCCTTCGCCAGATGAAACAAAATTAGAGTCGCCAAAATCAACAAAGCCATCGAATTCGTCTTCCAAGCTGTCATTACAATTCCCGTTGAAGCAGTTGCAGCGATTGCGGCCACACCTCACCGCGGCGGATGATTGCTTATCGTTGCTCTCCTCTATGAAGTTTTGTACCATCTTCGCCAAGCACAATGAGCTCGGCTCAAACTCAGTGGAGCCATTAGCGCCATCCTTGTGGAAATGCGACTCATCAACAACGCCGACTTTTTCAGCGGCGGAATTTCTCAGGAATTGAAGCTCAAAGAGTCGCTTGAGACGCGATTTCACCACTGGCTTTACCGGCTCCAACCTAGTTAGCTCTTCAGATGGGTATGAATCGATTGGCTGGATCTTCATTTGAAAAGGCATGATCAGCTTGATCAAGATTCAACAACACGACAAACGCTTCAGCCTTCGCCCCACCAACAATATCAACAGAGTATTATCAAATTTTCTCCttcattttgaaaaaaaaaaaaaaaaacttgatcaCGATCATTAGTAGCTAAACTACCACCTCAACAGCCCTTCTACTAATTAATTTTCTCAACTCTTCGCCTTCAGCACACAAATTGAGGAAGAAATGTAATTAcgtaaaagaaaatccaaaagttTAGTTACAAGTTTAAACTCTACACATCGATCGAAATGACCACCAATGATGCACCAGATCGAATCGACAC harbors:
- the LOC131175804 gene encoding uncharacterized protein LOC131175804 — its product is MPFQMKIQPIDSYPSEELTRLEPVKPVVKSRLKRLFELQFLRNSAAEKVGVVDESHFHKDGANGSTEFEPSSLCLAKMVQNFIEESNDKQSSAAVRCGRNRCNCFNGNCNDSLEDEFDGFVDFGDSNFVSSGEGIEILKSLVPCASVTERNLLADTARIVDKNKICKRKDDFCRRIVTDGLLAIGYDASICKSRWEKSPTHPAGEYEYIDVIVSGERLLIDIDFRSEFEIARSTKAYKSLLQSLPHIFVGKADRLQKIVSVVSNAARQSLKKKGMHIPPWRKAEYVKAKWLSPYTRAIPTVSSHQPEPRPQKEQTLVPKGMNNFSPGSGEEKDSVEDTELGEPVFSLSSESSVEEKKETVVREWKPPEIKPKSFQKGVKIVTGLASVIEDEP